A single Methylobacterium sp. 17Sr1-1 DNA region contains:
- a CDS encoding PilZ domain-containing protein — translation MAADTQFGSERRRDRRFPVTLSARLRHGGRSYRTEILNLSRGGLLLAPVATAELAPGTPIQVAAATIGEVEARVVSLSPLGIHARVEDTPERFENALVHLARLTRIWMVPEA, via the coding sequence ATGGCAGCCGACACGCAATTCGGCAGCGAGCGGCGGCGCGACCGGCGCTTTCCCGTCACCCTGTCGGCGCGCCTGCGGCATGGCGGTCGGAGCTACCGCACCGAGATCCTGAACCTGAGCCGCGGCGGCCTGCTTCTGGCCCCGGTGGCGACGGCCGAGCTGGCTCCCGGCACCCCGATCCAGGTCGCGGCGGCGACGATCGGCGAGGTCGAGGCCCGCGTCGTCAGCCTGAGCCCGCTCGGCATCCACGCGCGGGTCGAGGACACGCCCGAGCGCTTCGAGAACGCCCTGGTGCATCTGGCGCGACTGACCCGGATCTGGATGGTGCCGGAGGCGTGA
- a CDS encoding prolyl oligopeptidase family serine peptidase: MSPPSTSLTPDPRPTLQAPDDDPHLWLEEIDGERALAWVEAQNADTLAGLADGRYAADRDGLKAALDRPDKIPGVTRRGGLLYNLWQDAEHPRGLWRRTTEGEYAKPEPAWDVLLDLDALARDEGEDWVWSGAASLPESHARALIQLSRGGGDATVVREFDLTGRRFVQDGFTLPEAKSIPVWLDPDTLLLASPLGGPEHATQAGYARTVRLWRRGTDPLSAPVIFSAGPTSMVAYGYPDREAKPERLVFAERTGFFDGTIDLGDRTGPKTRLDIPTDADAHWHRGHLAIRTRTPWAVGGTTHPADSVLGIGLDAFLDGDRHFQVLFTPGPRRALQGFFWTGGHLVISVLDDLKAVFPVFTPAAGGWAESRVAGLPELGVVSVWSMDGEEEESNGDLMVAANDPVTPSTLLTTRPDLAAPTLLKQAPALFEADGLVVTRHEAVSSDGERIPYVQAGPPGESGEAPVHLSGYGGFQVTNLAGYSAVLGRLWLAKGGTRVVANIRGGGEFGTRWHEAGRREGKALTHDDFAAVAADLVRRGVTRPGRIAAEGGSNGGLLIANMLTRYPERFGALFCTVPLIDMRRYTKLLAGASWIAEYGDPDDPADWAFLQHISAYHVAEAGKAYPPILIATTRRDDRVHPGHARKMAAKLQSLGYPARFYEPEAGGHSHGKTSAETAAFAALGAAFLRRAIGWEPEVAGT, translated from the coding sequence ATGTCTCCGCCCTCCACTTCGCTGACCCCCGATCCCCGCCCGACCCTCCAGGCTCCCGACGACGATCCGCATCTCTGGCTCGAGGAGATCGACGGGGAGCGGGCACTCGCCTGGGTCGAGGCGCAGAACGCCGACACGCTCGCAGGCCTCGCGGATGGCCGCTACGCCGCCGACCGCGACGGCCTGAAGGCCGCCCTCGACCGGCCGGACAAGATCCCGGGCGTCACCCGGCGCGGCGGCCTCCTCTACAACCTGTGGCAGGATGCCGAGCATCCCCGCGGCCTGTGGCGGCGCACGACGGAAGGCGAATACGCCAAGCCCGAGCCGGCCTGGGACGTGCTCCTCGACCTCGACGCCCTCGCCCGCGACGAGGGCGAGGACTGGGTATGGAGCGGCGCCGCGAGCCTGCCGGAGAGCCACGCGCGGGCGCTGATCCAGCTCTCCCGCGGCGGCGGCGACGCGACCGTGGTGCGCGAGTTCGACTTGACCGGGCGCCGCTTCGTGCAGGACGGCTTCACGCTGCCCGAGGCCAAGAGCATCCCGGTCTGGCTCGATCCCGACACGCTGCTGCTGGCGAGCCCGCTGGGCGGCCCCGAGCACGCGACGCAGGCGGGCTATGCCCGCACCGTGCGGCTGTGGCGGCGGGGCACCGACCCGCTGAGCGCCCCGGTGATTTTTTCCGCCGGCCCGACCAGCATGGTCGCCTACGGCTATCCGGACCGGGAAGCGAAGCCGGAGCGACTCGTCTTCGCCGAGCGCACCGGCTTCTTCGACGGCACGATCGACCTCGGCGACCGCACCGGGCCGAAGACCCGCCTCGACATCCCGACCGATGCCGACGCGCACTGGCATCGCGGCCACCTCGCCATCCGCACCCGCACGCCGTGGGCGGTGGGCGGCACGACCCACCCGGCCGACAGCGTCCTCGGCATCGGGCTCGACGCGTTTCTTGATGGGGACAGGCATTTCCAGGTTCTGTTCACCCCCGGCCCGCGCCGGGCGCTGCAGGGCTTCTTCTGGACCGGCGGGCACCTGGTGATCTCGGTCCTCGACGACCTGAAGGCCGTGTTTCCGGTCTTCACCCCCGCGGCGGGCGGCTGGGCCGAGAGCCGCGTCGCCGGCCTGCCGGAACTCGGCGTCGTCAGCGTGTGGTCGATGGACGGCGAGGAGGAGGAATCGAACGGCGACCTGATGGTGGCGGCCAACGACCCCGTCACGCCCTCGACCCTGCTGACCACCCGCCCCGACCTCGCCGCCCCGACGCTCCTGAAGCAGGCCCCTGCCCTGTTCGAGGCCGACGGCCTGGTGGTGACCCGGCACGAGGCGGTGTCGAGCGACGGCGAGCGCATCCCCTACGTCCAGGCCGGCCCGCCGGGGGAGTCCGGCGAGGCGCCGGTGCACCTCTCTGGCTACGGCGGCTTCCAGGTCACGAACCTCGCGGGCTACTCGGCGGTGCTCGGCCGGCTCTGGCTCGCCAAGGGCGGCACGCGGGTCGTGGCCAATATCCGCGGCGGCGGCGAGTTCGGCACCCGCTGGCACGAGGCCGGCCGGCGCGAAGGCAAGGCGCTCACCCACGACGATTTCGCGGCGGTGGCCGCCGACTTGGTGCGCCGCGGCGTGACTCGGCCCGGCCGCATCGCGGCCGAGGGCGGCTCCAACGGCGGGCTCCTCATCGCCAACATGCTGACGCGCTACCCCGAGCGCTTCGGCGCGCTGTTCTGCACCGTGCCGCTGATCGACATGCGGCGCTACACCAAGCTTCTGGCCGGCGCGAGCTGGATCGCCGAGTACGGCGACCCCGACGACCCGGCGGACTGGGCCTTCCTGCAGCACATCTCGGCCTACCACGTCGCGGAAGCCGGCAAGGCCTACCCGCCGATCCTGATCGCCACGACGCGGCGCGACGACCGGGTGCATCCGGGTCACGCCCGCAAGATGGCGGCGAAGCTCCAGTCGCTCGGCTACCCCGCCCGCTTCT
- a CDS encoding ceramide glucosyltransferase, with translation MTGTGIAAIICLALTVINLASLAIALRRLGRADPDRAGTVDVPVTVVRPVCGLETYSEETLGSGFRLAYPRYELIFCVARATDPIVPLVERLIAAHPGVPARLIVGDERVSDNPKLNNCIRGWDEARHDWIVLADSNVLMPADYIQRLRAAWRPDTGLVCSTPVGTRPGSFWAEVECAFLNTLQARWQYVGEALGLGFAQGKSMLWYRPLLEARGGIRALGAEIAEDAAATKLVRAMGRKVHLVAAPFAQPLGPRRAGEVWSRQLRWARLRRVTFPLFFAPEIGTGAVIPMLAAFPAAGGGLSGVAAMLGTAAAWYGAEWRLAARNGWPRSWRWPLACLARDLLFVPIWLAAWVARDIVWRGNAMDIRTKPARLGADAPATAP, from the coding sequence ATGACCGGTACCGGCATCGCCGCCATCATCTGCCTCGCCCTCACGGTGATCAACCTCGCGAGCCTCGCGATCGCCCTGCGCCGCCTCGGCCGGGCCGATCCGGACCGGGCCGGGACCGTGGACGTCCCCGTCACGGTGGTGCGGCCGGTCTGCGGCCTGGAGACCTACAGCGAGGAGACGCTGGGCTCGGGGTTCCGCCTCGCCTACCCGCGCTACGAGCTGATCTTCTGCGTCGCCCGGGCGACCGACCCGATCGTGCCCTTGGTCGAGCGGCTGATCGCCGCTCACCCCGGCGTGCCGGCGCGGCTGATCGTCGGCGACGAGCGGGTGAGCGACAACCCGAAGCTCAACAACTGCATCCGCGGCTGGGACGAGGCGCGCCACGACTGGATCGTCCTGGCCGATTCGAACGTGCTGATGCCGGCCGACTACATCCAGCGCCTGCGCGCCGCCTGGCGCCCCGATACCGGCCTCGTCTGCTCGACGCCGGTCGGCACCCGGCCCGGCAGCTTCTGGGCCGAGGTCGAGTGCGCCTTCCTCAACACCCTGCAGGCGCGCTGGCAATATGTCGGCGAGGCGCTCGGCCTCGGCTTCGCGCAGGGCAAGAGCATGCTCTGGTACCGTCCCCTGCTCGAAGCGCGGGGCGGCATCCGGGCGCTCGGCGCCGAGATCGCCGAGGACGCCGCCGCCACCAAGCTGGTGCGGGCGATGGGCCGCAAGGTCCACCTCGTCGCCGCGCCCTTCGCCCAGCCCCTCGGGCCGCGCCGCGCCGGCGAGGTGTGGTCGCGCCAGCTGCGCTGGGCCCGCCTGCGCCGCGTCACTTTCCCGCTCTTCTTCGCCCCCGAGATCGGCACCGGCGCGGTGATCCCGATGCTCGCGGCCTTTCCCGCGGCGGGCGGGGGCCTGTCCGGCGTCGCGGCGATGCTCGGCACGGCGGCGGCCTGGTACGGCGCCGAGTGGCGGCTCGCCGCCCGCAACGGCTGGCCGCGCTCCTGGCGCTGGCCGCTCGCCTGCCTCGCCCGCGACCTGTTGTTCGTCCCGATCTGGCTCGCCGCCTGGGTCGCGCGCGACATCGTCTGGCGCGGCAACGCCATGGACATCCGCACCAAGCCGGCGCGCCTCGGTGCCGACGCCCCGGCGACGGCTCCATGA
- a CDS encoding PAS domain-containing hybrid sensor histidine kinase/response regulator yields MSRGTDHDGCAAGWRAVFARLFGRGAAGRLVDGCPDLVAEIDGAGRLVRASPASRALTGRAPDTLAGLPLADWVHPEDRAGVAALLAGGGGALLHRLSHADGRWIWVETRLSSGGPPFVAAIRDAAARQDTEASLRASRAHYRALADTLPQLVWMERTDTGETVYANPAFERYFGAIGPGRAARQERYHPDDRARIAAALVQGALAQDGSGEGKGRLRDRDGAYRWHQLSFQPLRKDDALLGWLGSALDIDDILAARKALEETGDLLRLAQDAAGAGLFDLDLVTREVTLAPESARLHGLPADRPAVIGLGAWLRRLVPPDRKPALAAYRGAVAGGGTFDIAFRVQVPGGQRWIQAIGRLCRDRDGRALRVTGLNLDISARKDAEAGLVAAKAAAEAAKAAAERANAAKTDFLSAMSHEIRTPLNAVIGFTDLLAQAEGLAPEQRRHAGLARASAGGLLTLVNDILDFSSVEAGAVALRPEPFAIEALAEGCLGMVGAAAAEKSLAVTSTIDASLPRHLLGDEARLRQILLNLLNNAVKFTPRGSVALSLRHEGSGGSGERIRFSVSDTGIGIAPEKQGRLFERFSQVDSSIRRDYGGTGLGLAISRRLVEAMGGEIGLISASGRGATFWFTLTLPRAEDRAPPETRAAASPGRAGRLLLVEDIEVNRELACLMLRKAGHSVDVATDGFQAVRAAEAGTYDLVLMDVQMPGLDGTMATRLIRCLPGAAGRVPVVAMTANVLPDQVQSFRAAGMDDHLGKPFTPAELTALLARWLDRAPGPDAGTPEDEPALDRALYDGVCATLPPEAVRRLLGHLAEQVTGALAGEGADAEGRGRLRFEAHGLVSAAGMLGFAALSRACAEFESCTEDAVARDPAAFAMALARARVRCTAAAFETRRLIAGLEAGPSASAGLGRTA; encoded by the coding sequence GTGAGCCGTGGCACGGATCATGACGGGTGCGCCGCCGGCTGGCGCGCCGTCTTTGCGCGCCTGTTCGGCCGTGGGGCGGCGGGGCGGCTCGTCGACGGCTGCCCGGACCTCGTCGCCGAGATCGACGGTGCGGGCCGGCTCGTCCGCGCCTCGCCGGCGAGCCGGGCGCTGACGGGCCGCGCCCCCGACACCCTCGCCGGCCTTCCCCTGGCCGATTGGGTCCACCCCGAGGACCGCGCCGGCGTGGCGGCCCTGCTCGCCGGCGGCGGCGGCGCCCTGTTGCACCGCCTGTCCCACGCCGACGGGCGCTGGATCTGGGTCGAGACCCGCCTGTCGTCCGGGGGGCCTCCCTTCGTCGCGGCGATCCGCGACGCGGCCGCGCGCCAGGACACGGAGGCGTCGCTCCGCGCGAGCCGGGCGCATTACCGCGCGCTCGCCGACACGCTGCCCCAGCTCGTCTGGATGGAGCGCACCGATACCGGCGAGACCGTCTACGCCAATCCGGCCTTCGAGCGCTATTTCGGCGCGATCGGGCCGGGCCGAGCGGCGCGGCAGGAGCGCTACCACCCGGACGACCGGGCGCGGATCGCCGCGGCTTTGGTGCAAGGGGCTCTCGCACAGGACGGCAGCGGCGAGGGGAAAGGCCGCCTGCGCGACCGCGACGGCGCCTATCGCTGGCACCAGCTCTCCTTCCAGCCCCTGCGCAAGGACGACGCGCTCCTCGGCTGGCTCGGCTCGGCCCTCGACATCGACGACATCCTGGCCGCCCGCAAGGCGCTGGAGGAGACCGGCGACCTCCTGCGCCTCGCCCAGGACGCCGCCGGCGCGGGCCTGTTCGACCTCGACCTCGTCACCCGCGAGGTGACCCTGGCGCCCGAGAGCGCGCGGCTGCACGGGCTTCCCGCCGACCGGCCGGCGGTGATCGGGCTCGGCGCCTGGCTGCGGCGGCTGGTGCCGCCGGACCGCAAGCCGGCCCTCGCCGCCTACCGCGGCGCGGTGGCGGGCGGGGGCACCTTCGACATCGCCTTCCGGGTCCAGGTGCCCGGCGGCCAGCGCTGGATCCAGGCGATCGGCCGGCTCTGCCGCGACCGGGACGGCCGCGCCCTGCGGGTGACCGGCCTCAACCTCGACATCTCGGCCCGCAAGGACGCCGAGGCCGGGCTCGTCGCCGCCAAGGCGGCCGCCGAGGCGGCGAAGGCCGCCGCCGAGCGGGCGAACGCCGCCAAGACCGATTTCCTCTCGGCGATGAGCCACGAGATCCGCACGCCGCTCAACGCGGTGATCGGCTTCACCGACCTCCTGGCGCAGGCCGAGGGCCTCGCGCCGGAGCAGCGCCGCCATGCCGGCCTCGCCCGCGCCTCCGCCGGGGGACTGCTGACCCTCGTCAACGACATCCTCGACTTCTCCTCGGTCGAGGCCGGGGCGGTGGCGCTGAGGCCCGAGCCGTTCGCGATCGAGGCCCTGGCGGAGGGTTGCCTCGGGATGGTCGGCGCGGCGGCGGCCGAGAAGAGCCTCGCGGTGACGAGCACCATCGACGCGAGCCTGCCGCGCCACCTCCTCGGCGACGAGGCCCGGCTGCGCCAGATCCTCCTCAACCTCCTCAACAACGCGGTGAAGTTCACCCCCCGCGGCAGCGTCGCCCTCTCCCTGCGCCACGAGGGCAGCGGTGGGTCCGGGGAGCGGATCCGCTTCTCCGTTTCCGACACCGGCATCGGCATCGCGCCCGAGAAGCAGGGCCGGCTGTTCGAGCGCTTCTCGCAGGTCGACAGCTCAATCCGCCGCGATTACGGCGGCACCGGCCTCGGGCTCGCCATCAGCCGCCGCCTCGTCGAGGCGATGGGCGGCGAGATCGGGCTGATCTCGGCGTCCGGCCGCGGTGCGACCTTCTGGTTCACCCTGACACTGCCCCGGGCGGAGGACCGCGCGCCGCCGGAGACCCGCGCCGCCGCGTCGCCCGGCCGCGCCGGCCGCCTCCTCCTCGTCGAGGATATCGAGGTGAACCGCGAGCTCGCCTGCCTGATGCTGCGCAAGGCCGGCCACAGCGTCGACGTCGCCACCGACGGGTTCCAGGCGGTGCGGGCCGCCGAGGCCGGAACCTACGACCTCGTGCTCATGGACGTGCAGATGCCGGGCCTCGACGGCACCATGGCGACGCGGCTGATCCGCTGCCTGCCCGGGGCGGCCGGGCGGGTGCCGGTGGTCGCCATGACCGCCAACGTGCTGCCGGACCAGGTCCAGTCGTTCCGCGCGGCCGGGATGGACGACCATCTCGGCAAGCCCTTCACCCCGGCCGAGCTCACCGCGCTCCTCGCCCGCTGGCTCGACCGCGCCCCCGGCCCGGACGCCGGGACTCCGGAGGACGAGCCCGCCCTCGACCGGGCGCTCTACGACGGCGTCTGCGCCACCCTGCCGCCCGAGGCGGTGCGCCGCCTCCTCGGCCATCTCGCCGAGCAGGTCACCGGGGCGCTCGCCGGGGAGGGGGCGGATGCCGAGGGGCGCGGGCGGCTGCGCTTCGAGGCGCACGGCCTCGTCTCGGCAGCGGGCATGCTCGGCTTCGCGGCCCTCTCCCGGGCCTGCGCCGAGTTCGAATCCTGCACTGAGGACGCGGTTGCCCGCGATCCCGCCGCCTTCGCGATGGCGCTCGCCCGGGCCCGCGTCCGCTGCACGGCGGCGGCGTTCGAGACCCGCCGCCTGATCGCCGGCCTGGAGGCGGGGCCGTCGGCGTCGGCCGGTCTCGGCCGGACGGCTTAA
- the bcsS gene encoding cellulose biosynthesis protein BcsS has protein sequence MHRNLTRVVVRRGPSSRVLSGCALALTAACGRPALAADWYTGAEAPGAQEAWIVSVDTSATVSSQGSQFAGATATAAPSGSLLASGLRLRADTVIGSYRSGTGLGQQAEVAALVGYGWVWPEAVLSAFVGLNLRRNEVPGLDTGARNAGGFKAAVDLYARPTPGTMVHATGTYSSTFNAYYGRLRGGVAVMGGFLGPEAALLGDDDYRQWRIGAHWSGFQFGALQVGVAAGYLHDQTRKGGLYTTVDMRAGF, from the coding sequence ATGCACCGCAATCTCACCCGCGTCGTAGTCCGGCGCGGCCCGTCCTCGCGCGTCCTGTCCGGATGCGCCCTCGCTCTCACGGCGGCCTGCGGCCGGCCGGCGCTCGCGGCCGACTGGTATACCGGCGCCGAGGCGCCGGGCGCGCAGGAGGCCTGGATCGTCTCGGTCGACACCTCGGCGACCGTGAGCTCGCAAGGCTCGCAATTCGCCGGCGCCACCGCGACCGCCGCGCCCTCCGGCTCCCTCCTCGCCAGCGGCCTGCGCCTGCGGGCGGACACGGTGATCGGCTCGTACCGGTCCGGCACCGGGCTTGGGCAGCAGGCGGAGGTCGCGGCGCTCGTCGGCTACGGCTGGGTCTGGCCGGAGGCGGTGCTGTCGGCCTTCGTCGGCCTCAACCTGCGCCGCAACGAGGTGCCGGGGCTGGATACGGGCGCCCGCAATGCCGGCGGCTTCAAGGCGGCGGTCGACCTCTACGCCCGGCCGACCCCCGGCACGATGGTGCACGCCACCGGCACCTATTCCAGTACCTTCAACGCCTATTACGGCCGGCTGCGCGGCGGCGTCGCGGTGATGGGGGGCTTCCTCGGGCCCGAGGCCGCGCTGCTCGGCGACGACGATTACCGGCAGTGGCGGATCGGCGCCCATTGGAGCGGCTTCCAGTTCGGCGCGCTGCAGGTCGGAGTCGCCGCCGGCTACCTGCATGACCAGACCCGCAAGGGTGGCCTCTACACCACCGTCGACATGCGGGCGGGCTTCTAG